A single window of Nicotiana tomentosiformis chromosome 1, ASM39032v3, whole genome shotgun sequence DNA harbors:
- the LOC104114620 gene encoding uncharacterized protein codes for MDVIRPIETAASNRHSFILVAIDYFTKWIEAVTFKSMTKKAVVDFAHSNIICRFEIPKLIITDNAANLNNHLMKEVCQQFKILHQSSTPYRPKENGAFEAANKNIKKILHKMVQGSRQWHEKSPFALLGYRTTVRTSVGATPYLLVYGIEAIILAEVEILSLRLVAAVEIDDDEWVKIQLEQLNLIDEKRLASMYHGHLYQKIMARAYNKKVRPWKFEVGQLVLKHILPHQAEAKGNLAPNWQGPFTVTRVLSNGALYLTDIEVKVVDVAINSDAVKRYYVCFLSSSLITCFVLRIFKVWYDEGILF; via the coding sequence ATGGATGTTATCAGACCAATTGAGACGGCGGCGTCAAATAGACATAGCtttattctggtggccattgattactttacTAAGTGGATCgaagctgtaactttcaagtccATGACCAAGAAGGCAGTGGTAGATTTTGCTCATTCAAATATCATTTGTCGGTTTGAAATTCCCAAGTTAATcatcacagataatgctgctaatcTCAACAatcatttgatgaaagaggtatgccaacaATTCAAGATTTTGCATCAGAGTTCTACCCCATATCGTCCCAAGGAAAATGGAGCTTTTGAAGCTGCTAAtaagaacataaagaagatacttcaTAAGATGGTGCAAGGTTCTAGGCAGTGGCATGAAAAGTCGCCTTTTGCTTTGCTGGGCTATCGCACTACTGTTCGCACTTCAGTaggtgcaactccttatttgtTGGTATATGGAATTGAGGCAATTATACTTGCGGAGGTTGAGATTCTATCCCTTCGGCTTGTTGCGGCAGttgaaattgatgatgatgagtgggtcaaaaTCCAGCTGGAGCAGTTGAATTTAATTGATGAGAAAAGATTGGCATCAATGTATCATGGTCATTTGTATCAGAAGATaatggcaagagcatacaacaagaaggtgcgtccTTGGAAATTTGAAGTGGGCCAGTTGGTATTGAAGCACATCCTTCCACATCAAGCTGAAGCTAAAGGCAATTTAGCTCCAAACTGGCAGGGGCCGTTCACCGTGACAAGAGTGTTGTccaatggtgctttgtatttaacagacatagaagTAAAAGTTGTGGATGtggctatcaattctgatgcagtcaaaagatactatgtaTGCTTTCTTAGCTCATCTTTAATCACATGTTTTGTACTTAGAATTTTCAAAGTTTGGTatgacgaaggcattttattctag